The stretch of DNA ATCGAATATCGCTCCATCGTAAGCGTTTATACAGCTGCTCTCATGCATCAGTATAGGGCCGGTAGCTCAGTCAGGCAGAGCGTCTGGCTTTTAACGTGGTCGCCCGGTCGAACGGGCGGGTGCGGAAGTGACCAGACGGTCGGGGGTTCAATTCCCTCCCGGCCCGTTTTCCCGCGAACGTCAGTGAGCAGTGAACACGCCCGGAGGTGTCGAACGAGGGAGGTCGCGCGCAGCGACGCAAGCACGTCCGACCGGAGTTCGACTCTCTCCCGGCCCGTTCCCTACCCTACCACCACCAACCGCGCCTCCGTCTCGCGCTCACCGTCGGCGTCGTCGTCGACGTCGAGCGCGCAGTCCCGAACCCGTCGCGGTGGTCGAGACACCAGCCGTTCGAGCGTCGCGCGGGGTGGCCGTCGTGGTCGGGGGCGGCGTGGCACGGTCACCGAACACCGCTCCGCAGCCCTCAGTAGTCGGTGCGTATCGCCGGCCACTCGAGTATCAACCGTCTATTCGCTCGCCCTGATAGCTGCCGTCGTAGGTGCCGTCGTGGGCCGCCTCGGCGAAGACGAGTTGGGCGATCCGGGCGCCGGGTTCGATCTCCACGTCGTGGTGGACGACGAGCAAGCCCTCGCCGCGACCCTCGTAGCCGGCGTCCCAGACGGCCGTGTGGAGCATACAGCCGTTGCGCATGAGCGACGAACGGGGGTAGACGAAGCCGACGTGGCCCTCGGGAATCCGGATCGTCTCCCCGTACTCGGCGACGTAGCCCCCGGCGGGAAGGACGTAGGCGTCGGCGTCGGCGTCGGGAGCGAGCGCCGCCCGGTCGCCGATCCGCTTGCCGTCGCGGCCGATGCGTCCACGCTCCCGCGTCTCGAAGATGGCGTCGACGGTCAGGTCGACGCCGTTGGGCTGAATCTGTTCGGGCGCGACGGGCGTGACGTGGTCGGCGACGAACGAGCCGGCACGGAACATACCCGGGGGTGGCCGAGCGGGGACAAAACCGTGGCGGTCGTTCGGCGCCCGTCGAATCGGAGAACGTTCGTCGGTGAAATCGCCGCGGGAGGAGTTACCGCGCTTCAACGCGGGTTTTATATCCATCGGCGGTCGATGGCCGGACGTTATGGGACAGACGCTTACCGAAAAGATTCTCGACGACCACCTCGTCGAGGGGGATCTGGAGCCCGGCGAGGAGATCGGAATCGAGATCGATCAAGTACTGACACAGGATACGACCGGGACGATGGTCTGGCTGCAGTTCGAGGCGCTCGAACTCGACGAAGTGCAGACGGAACTCGCCGCGCAGTACTGTGACCACCAGACGTACCAGTTCGACTTCAAAAACACCGACGACCACCGCTTCCTGCGCTCCGCCGCGGGCACGTACGGCGCGTACTTCTCCCGTCCGGGCAACGGCATCTGCCACAACGTCCACAAGGAGAACTTCGCGGCGCCCGGGAAGACGATGCTCGGCTCCGACTCGCACACGCCGACGCCCGGCGGGCTGGGCGAACTCGCCATCGGTGCGGGCGGCCTCGACGTCGCCGTCGCCATGGGTGGCGGCCCGTACTTCGTCGAGATGCCCGAAGTCGTGAACGTCCGGCTCGAAGGCGAACTCCCCGACTGGGCCTCCGCGAAGGACCTCATCCTCGAGATGCTGCGGCGCCTCTCGGTCAAGGGCGGCGTCGGCAAGGTGTTCGAGTACACCGGTCCCGGCGTCGAGAGCCTCTCCGTGCCGGAGCGGACGACGATCACGAACATGGGAACGGAACTCGGCGCGACCACCTCCATCTTCCCGACCGACGACCGCACGAAAAACTACCTCGAACGGCAGGGTCGTGGCGACGAGTACGTCGAACTCTCGGCCGACGAGGACGCGGAGTACGCCGACGAAATCGTCGTCGACCTCTCGGCCCTCGAACCGCTTATCTCCACGCCGTCGATGCCGGACAACGTCGTTCCGGTGCGTGAAGTTGCCGGCGAGGACGTCGAACAGGTCATCGTCGGTTCCTGTACCAACGGCGGGTACGCGGACATCCTCCCCGCGGCGAAGATGGTCGAGGGGCGTGAGATCCAGAAGGACCTCGAGATGATCGTCGCTCCGGGTTCGAAACAGGCCGGCGAACTCCTCGCCCGCGAGGGCTGGACGGCCGAGATGATGGCCGCCGGCGTCAACGTCTCCGAATCGACGTGTGGCCCCTGTATCGGCATCGGCCACGTCCCCGCTTCCGACTCCGTCTCCCTCCGGACGTTCAACCGGAACTTCGAGGGGCGGTCGGGTATCGAGAACGACTCGGTCTACCTCTGCTCGCCGCAGGTGGCCGCCGCCGCGGCGATCAAAGGCGAAATCGTCGACCCGCGGGACCTGGCCGAGGAACTCGGCGACCTGGAGTCGCCGGGCGTCGAACTCCCCGACCAGTACGACGGGTCGAAGGCCGACATCATCAGGCCGGACGAGGCCGTCGACGACGACCTGATCAAGGGGCCGAACATCGGCGACGTGCCGCTGAAGGACCCGCTCGGGGCCGACATCGGCGGAGAGACCCTCCTGAAGATGGAGGACAACATCACCACCGACCACATCATCCCGGCCACCTCGGACATCCTCAAGTTCCGCTCGAACATCGAGCGGCTCTCCGAGTTCACGCTCTCCCGCGTCGACGAGACGTTCGCGGAGCGCGCGAAGGCCTCGGATCACGGCGTCCTCGTTGCCGGCGAGAACTACGGCCAGGGCTCCTCCCGCGAACACGCGGCGATGTGTCCGATGTATCTCGGCGTCGAGGCCGTCCTCGCGCAGTCCTTCGCCCGCATCCACAAGGCGAACCTGTTCAACTTCGGGCTCCTGCCGCTGACCATCGATGGGGAGACGTACGACCGGATCGAACAGGGCGATCACGTGGAAGTCGTCGACGACGTGGCCGCCGCGGTGGCGGGTGGCGCGGAGGAGTTCACGATCCGCGTCGACGACGACTGGGAGGCCACCGCGCAGTTCGACGCCTCCGAGCGCGAGCGCGAAATCCTCGCGGCCGGCGGCAAACTCACCCTCACGAAACAGCAGTACGAAGGGGACGCCGGCGGCGCGACGCCCGCCGACGACTGAACCCGTCGGCCCCACCGCACCCGGAGAGCCGCCACCGCGGACCGTCTTCAGTCCGCAGTCGACCGATCGTTCGCTTCCGTCCCGACGTAGCCCGCGACCGTCGGGTAGAGCAGGACGAGCGGGATCGCACCGAGCACGACGCCGTGCGTGACCGTGTTGCCGCCGACGCTGACGGCGGCTGCCGTCACCCCGGCGTCGGCGTCGATCGCGAGGAACGCCACCCCTTCGGCGAAGGCTTGGGCGAACGCGCCGAGGACGGCGGCCACCACCTGTGCGCGCCCGTCGGACGGGTCCCCGGCGACCCGGTGGAGGTACCACCCGAACACCGTGAAGCCGACGACGTAGCCGATGAATCCGATCGGATCGTCCAGTTCGTACCCCTCGAAGACGTCGAGGACGCCCTCGCCGACCGCCGCACCGAGTCCAGCCGAGAGCGTGGGGAATCCGAACCGACAGACCGCGACGAGGAGATAGACCAGGAAGAACGGCTTCAGGTCCACGTCCGTGGCGACCTCCCCCGGCGCCTCCGTGAGCAGCAGTCCGGCTATGAACAACAGGCAACTCACGACGCCGATACCGATCATCCGGAGTGGGCTTCCCCCCCGACTGGGGGCGTCGATTCCGTCCGCCTCGGTCGGCGAGTCCTCGAGCATCGATCGACCCTTGTCGGACCACGGTAAATTACTCGGGTGCCGATTATCAGCAGAGAAACCACCACGGGAGCAGTATATAGCACTCATACGAGCGTTCATTATCGTGTATCGTATGCGTCTCGACACGATGAGCGTCGCCGCCAAGTGGCTCCGGCGTGATCCGGGGCGTGTCGGCATGTGGGTGCTGTGGACGGTGTTCACGAGCGCCTACGTCGTCTTCTTTTACCTGTACAACGACGCCCGGGAGATAGCGGACGCGGAGCTCGACGGCTACCTCGAGGTGATTCTGCTCGGGATACCGCTGATGATCACGTTCGCCGCGACCGTCTGGATGTCCGAGTCGGACGTGGATCGGTCGCTTCACTACCGGGTCGTGGTGTGGACCGTCGGCATCTCGGTGTTGTTTCTGGTGGCGGTGATGACGGCGCTGTTCGTCCTCGACCCGCAGTACGACCGCGGCGAGCACCTGCTCATGCTGTTGATGTCGGCGGGGTTCGGGGCGTCGATGGGCGCGGTGACCGGCATCGTCGAGGCGCGGTCGGTTCACTACGGGCGGGCCCGAGAGCGCGCTCGGGTCGAGGCCCGTCGCCGTCGGCGCGAACAACGGCGACTCGAGTATCTGAACCAGTATCTGCGCCACGAGGTGTTG from Haloplanus salinus encodes:
- a CDS encoding deoxyuridine 5'-triphosphate nucleotidohydrolase; its protein translation is MFRAGSFVADHVTPVAPEQIQPNGVDLTVDAIFETRERGRIGRDGKRIGDRAALAPDADADAYVLPAGGYVAEYGETIRIPEGHVGFVYPRSSLMRNGCMLHTAVWDAGYEGRGEGLLVVHHDVEIEPGARIAQLVFAEAAHDGTYDGSYQGERIDG
- a CDS encoding aconitate hydratase, with the translated sequence MGQTLTEKILDDHLVEGDLEPGEEIGIEIDQVLTQDTTGTMVWLQFEALELDEVQTELAAQYCDHQTYQFDFKNTDDHRFLRSAAGTYGAYFSRPGNGICHNVHKENFAAPGKTMLGSDSHTPTPGGLGELAIGAGGLDVAVAMGGGPYFVEMPEVVNVRLEGELPDWASAKDLILEMLRRLSVKGGVGKVFEYTGPGVESLSVPERTTITNMGTELGATTSIFPTDDRTKNYLERQGRGDEYVELSADEDAEYADEIVVDLSALEPLISTPSMPDNVVPVREVAGEDVEQVIVGSCTNGGYADILPAAKMVEGREIQKDLEMIVAPGSKQAGELLAREGWTAEMMAAGVNVSESTCGPCIGIGHVPASDSVSLRTFNRNFEGRSGIENDSVYLCSPQVAAAAAIKGEIVDPRDLAEELGDLESPGVELPDQYDGSKADIIRPDEAVDDDLIKGPNIGDVPLKDPLGADIGGETLLKMEDNITTDHIIPATSDILKFRSNIERLSEFTLSRVDETFAERAKASDHGVLVAGENYGQGSSREHAAMCPMYLGVEAVLAQSFARIHKANLFNFGLLPLTIDGETYDRIEQGDHVEVVDDVAAAVAGGAEEFTIRVDDDWEATAQFDASEREREILAAGGKLTLTKQQYEGDAGGATPADD